A region of Fibrobacter succinogenes subsp. succinogenes S85 DNA encodes the following proteins:
- a CDS encoding putative LPS assembly protein LptD, giving the protein MILSKTHRCLWAVIALFIAAVFAPCSFGEEMTRFELEEREQPVEDTTEVDWMNDTTGVDTIEYHAVDLVYDVETSTFNLNKSAQLKYRTATLESDTIWMDQKNQILAASGNPVLRETKNPSLSGMRLKYNLKSKIGEVYYATTFQDNQQLNGMEVRRLPDTRIQIARGDFSTCNDTTHQHFYFYGRRMVVKPKETITARPVVLNIADVPVAVLPMIVAPLKSGRKSGLLTPKFGGDQKQGYYLRNIGFYYAANDYWDATLSADIIEGDEARFEKSTLSGEIRYKKRYLLDGHIKYTSYLEEFDFSRSGYDIDFSHNQNLTPDAKHTLSGQGSFVSSTDVRKKNSLESSTILNQQANASLAYSGKFGNNKSLTVKVSQNQNLTTGMLERDLPDIQYRMSGNLFNFELEEGEVAAEDGSFQSFLEKFNYSFTNRFNYKSHRERDTTLNKDTTAHYLGYTGTYTLDYSGRLFDVINITPRATFTGYWTGTSWRNPNDSLYKRKRYLSFNPEEGTYGNVAYNHSYSLTADTKLYGIWVPEIGRFTGIRHVLSPSVSYTYAPEIDTVKTFAPHPYLGQYPYQQKQQTVGFSLNNDFDIKYLKVAGHVDTSRGDSAKKAKAVEDQYGTRRLLTTRHSFSYNFAADSLNFSDISSSFGFQILPDYMFTINTRHSFYHKYDTNPNKVRFPELTYWGYELSKSFHWSGTFNGGLPSQLEKYEMLNWSLSLDYRYSFSSTRVAKNLFKDNISHSTGISATFQPTVNWDVSYSTRYDYNEGKFVSHEFTFKRVLHCWQLDFTWTPTGPAAGWSFSVYVRDLPDIKLNAGSTDTKSYD; this is encoded by the coding sequence GTGATTTTATCCAAAACCCATCGTTGTCTGTGGGCCGTTATCGCATTGTTTATCGCTGCGGTCTTTGCTCCTTGCTCTTTCGGCGAGGAAATGACCCGCTTTGAACTTGAAGAGCGCGAACAGCCTGTAGAAGATACGACCGAGGTGGATTGGATGAACGATACGACCGGGGTAGATACGATTGAATACCATGCGGTCGACCTTGTGTACGATGTAGAGACTTCTACGTTCAACCTGAACAAGTCCGCCCAGCTCAAGTACCGCACGGCAACGCTGGAATCCGATACCATTTGGATGGACCAGAAAAATCAGATTCTTGCCGCCAGCGGAAATCCTGTGCTTCGCGAAACCAAGAATCCATCGCTTTCGGGGATGCGCCTCAAGTACAACCTCAAGTCCAAAATCGGCGAGGTGTATTATGCGACCACGTTCCAGGATAACCAGCAACTGAATGGTATGGAAGTCCGCCGCCTTCCGGATACTCGAATCCAGATTGCGCGTGGCGACTTCAGTACGTGTAACGATACGACGCACCAGCACTTCTACTTTTATGGCCGCCGCATGGTGGTGAAGCCCAAGGAAACGATTACGGCAAGGCCGGTGGTCTTGAACATAGCCGATGTGCCTGTGGCGGTTCTCCCGATGATTGTGGCTCCGCTCAAGAGCGGGCGTAAGTCCGGTCTTTTGACGCCGAAGTTCGGTGGTGACCAAAAGCAGGGCTACTACTTGCGCAATATCGGATTCTATTACGCTGCGAACGATTATTGGGATGCGACTCTTTCAGCAGACATTATTGAAGGTGACGAGGCTCGGTTTGAAAAGTCTACCTTGTCGGGTGAAATCCGCTATAAGAAACGCTATTTGTTAGATGGTCACATCAAGTACACGAGCTACCTTGAGGAATTTGACTTTAGTCGTAGCGGTTACGATATCGATTTTTCGCATAACCAGAACTTGACTCCCGATGCGAAGCATACGTTGAGTGGCCAGGGCTCGTTTGTAAGTAGCACTGATGTCCGTAAAAAAAATTCCTTGGAATCTAGCACTATTTTGAACCAGCAGGCGAATGCCTCGTTGGCTTACTCCGGTAAATTCGGCAACAACAAGAGCTTGACGGTCAAGGTCTCGCAGAACCAAAACCTCACGACGGGGATGCTCGAAAGAGACTTGCCCGATATCCAGTACCGCATGAGCGGAAACCTTTTCAACTTTGAACTGGAAGAAGGCGAGGTGGCTGCCGAAGACGGCTCGTTCCAGTCGTTCCTTGAAAAGTTCAACTACAGTTTCACGAACCGCTTTAACTACAAGTCGCATCGCGAACGTGATACAACGCTCAATAAGGATACGACGGCGCATTACCTGGGTTATACGGGAACATACACTTTGGATTACTCGGGTCGTCTTTTTGACGTGATTAACATTACCCCGAGAGCGACTTTTACTGGGTATTGGACGGGTACGTCCTGGCGCAATCCGAATGATTCTTTGTACAAGAGAAAACGCTATTTGAGCTTTAATCCTGAAGAAGGGACTTATGGTAATGTAGCGTACAACCACAGTTATAGCTTGACTGCCGATACGAAACTTTACGGTATATGGGTTCCTGAAATTGGGCGCTTTACGGGTATTCGCCATGTGCTGTCTCCGAGCGTGTCTTATACGTATGCTCCTGAAATTGATACGGTGAAAACTTTTGCTCCACACCCGTACTTGGGACAGTACCCATACCAGCAAAAACAGCAGACAGTTGGATTCAGTTTGAATAACGACTTTGATATCAAGTACCTCAAGGTGGCGGGACATGTGGATACAAGTCGTGGAGATTCTGCCAAGAAGGCTAAGGCGGTAGAAGACCAGTATGGCACTCGTCGCTTGCTTACGACTAGGCATAGTTTCTCGTATAACTTTGCGGCGGACTCGCTGAATTTCTCCGATATTTCGTCTTCATTCGGCTTCCAGATTTTGCCGGATTACATGTTTACCATCAATACGCGCCACAGCTTCTACCATAAGTATGATACGAACCCGAACAAGGTAAGGTTCCCAGAACTCACGTATTGGGGCTATGAGCTTTCAAAGAGCTTCCACTGGAGCGGTACGTTTAATGGCGGTCTTCCTTCACAGCTTGAAAAGTATGAAATGCTCAATTGGTCTTTGAGCTTGGATTACCGCTATTCGTTCAGCAGTACTCGTGTGGCGAAGAATTTGTTCAAGGATAACATTTCGCATTCAACGGGTATCTCGGCAACGTTCCAGCCGACGGTCAACTGGGATGTTTCTTATAGCACCCGTTACGATTATAACGAAGGCAAGTTTGTCTCGCATGAATTTACGTTCAAACGTGTGTTGCATTGCTGGCAGCTCGATTTCACATGGACACCGACTGGCCCTGCCGCAGGTTGGAGCTTCTCCGTGTATGTCCGCGACTTGCCTGATATCAAGCTCAACGCAGGCAGCACCGATACAAAGAGTTATGACTAA
- a CDS encoding Maf family protein — MMTESEIVLASGSPRRSEILRQLGVNFRVVVSGEDEKPTSTNPLDFPRENACIKALSVSRQERDAYVLGFDTLVFLDNVPLGKPKSEANAIEMLSKLNNRSHFVITGVAIARNGEILSASEEKTEVFFRNCTLQEIKDYVNSKDPMDKAGAYGIQTNGARLIKSINGCYYNVVGLPVARTLEMLDGLQVRV, encoded by the coding sequence ATGATGACTGAATCTGAAATTGTACTGGCAAGCGGTTCGCCGCGCCGTTCCGAAATTTTAAGACAGTTGGGTGTTAACTTCCGTGTGGTCGTCTCGGGCGAAGATGAAAAGCCCACAAGCACAAATCCGCTTGACTTCCCGCGTGAAAATGCCTGCATCAAGGCGTTGTCCGTATCTCGCCAGGAACGCGATGCGTATGTGCTCGGTTTTGACACGCTCGTTTTTTTGGACAACGTTCCGCTGGGCAAGCCCAAATCCGAAGCAAATGCTATTGAAATGTTAAGCAAACTAAACAATCGTAGCCATTTTGTAATTACAGGTGTCGCCATTGCACGTAACGGCGAAATCCTTAGCGCGTCCGAAGAGAAAACAGAGGTGTTTTTTAGAAACTGCACCTTACAAGAAATCAAAGATTATGTAAATTCTAAGGACCCGATGGACAAGGCTGGCGCTTACGGCATTCAGACGAATGGTGCGCGCTTGATCAAGTCTATCAACGGTTGCTACTACAACGTGGTTGGGTTACCAGTTGCACGTACACTGGAAATGTTGGATGGTTTACAAGTTAGGGTATAG
- a CDS encoding helix-turn-helix domain-containing protein, with protein sequence MIQLEEKNPNERLGDFLARVRESQGLTIEDLSERTKISVKMLHFIESSDWKSLPVEAYVRSYLNSVSSKLGLDTKAILKMYAEEVGSSYEVREAEPIKNIAPMTEEEKKPRSKAVPIAIVVILVLLVVGLHFVTRENSSSDASANPPSVVAAEDSTEVNQDMPEGAIKVPVDSIKDEKNEKVTQAEVDKAVKKAENLPASATIFISSTSKKDTATVTGPVSDNGRTRIELVGSGEMRSWVGIKRDEDDDDFVKEANIATVDNKLVYTASGTLYIVIGEPRAIGKMYLNGVETPVPVPKFGRVARFSVYDGRVLK encoded by the coding sequence ATGATTCAGTTGGAAGAGAAAAATCCAAACGAACGCCTTGGTGACTTCTTGGCCCGCGTTCGTGAATCTCAAGGACTTACGATTGAAGATCTTTCCGAACGCACGAAAATTTCGGTGAAGATGCTTCATTTCATTGAATCGAGTGACTGGAAGTCTTTGCCGGTTGAAGCTTATGTCCGTAGTTACCTGAACTCCGTGAGCTCAAAGCTTGGCTTGGATACAAAGGCCATCCTTAAAATGTACGCCGAAGAAGTGGGCTCAAGTTACGAAGTCCGCGAGGCGGAACCCATCAAGAATATTGCTCCGATGACGGAAGAAGAAAAGAAGCCGCGTAGCAAGGCAGTGCCTATTGCTATTGTGGTTATTCTCGTTCTCTTGGTGGTCGGGCTCCATTTTGTGACAAGGGAAAATTCTTCTTCTGACGCTAGTGCCAATCCGCCATCGGTGGTTGCTGCCGAAGACTCTACGGAAGTCAATCAGGATATGCCTGAAGGTGCAATCAAGGTCCCGGTTGATTCCATCAAGGATGAAAAGAACGAGAAAGTGACGCAGGCCGAAGTCGACAAGGCTGTGAAAAAGGCTGAAAATCTTCCGGCATCTGCAACAATTTTTATCTCTTCGACGTCCAAAAAAGATACGGCGACGGTGACGGGTCCGGTTTCGGATAACGGCCGTACTCGAATTGAACTCGTCGGTTCTGGCGAAATGCGTTCTTGGGTTGGCATCAAACGCGACGAAGACGATGATGATTTTGTGAAAGAAGCGAACATTGCGACGGTTGACAACAAGCTTGTCTATACTGCTAGCGGTACGCTTTACATTGTGATTGGTGAACCGCGTGCCATTGGCAAGATGTACTTGAACGGCGTGGAAACTCCGGTGCCTGTGCCGAAGTTTGGCCGCGTGGCTCGCTTTAGCGTTTATGACGGTCGTGTCCTTAAATAA
- the hisB gene encoding imidazoleglycerol-phosphate dehydratase HisB, which yields MRSSKISRKTSETDIQLFLNLDDCSRGKISSGSGFLDHMLNLFQVHGGFHLDLTCKGDTEVDMHHSMEDIAIVLGQALVECLGDKKGIERYGFYFVPMDEALSRVCIDFSNRIGFVWNVKLPAATAGGIEASMFEHFFKSLCENARMNLHVELFYGNDNHHCLESIFKAFARAVAMAVAPSRNVKGVPSSKGVL from the coding sequence ATGCGTTCTTCTAAGATTTCTCGTAAGACGAGTGAAACCGACATTCAACTTTTCTTGAACTTGGACGATTGCTCGAGAGGCAAGATTAGCTCGGGTTCGGGCTTCTTGGATCACATGCTGAATTTGTTCCAAGTACATGGCGGATTCCATCTCGATTTGACCTGCAAGGGCGATACCGAAGTCGATATGCACCATAGCATGGAAGACATCGCCATCGTGCTTGGCCAAGCTCTCGTTGAATGCCTCGGCGACAAGAAGGGCATCGAACGTTATGGCTTTTACTTTGTCCCGATGGACGAAGCCTTGAGCCGCGTGTGCATTGACTTTAGCAACCGCATCGGCTTTGTCTGGAACGTGAAGCTCCCGGCTGCAACTGCAGGCGGAATCGAAGCAAGCATGTTCGAACACTTCTTCAAGAGCCTCTGCGAAAATGCCCGCATGAACTTGCATGTGGAACTCTTCTACGGCAATGACAATCATCACTGCCTAGAATCCATCTTCAAGGCTTTTGCACGTGCCGTCGCTATGGCTGTTGCTCCTTCCCGCAATGTGAAGGGCGTCCCCAGCAGCAAGGGTGTGCTTTAA
- a CDS encoding TIGR02147 family protein, with protein MKSVFEYRDYREYMRDFYESRKKCSAFTWREFAKLAGFSSSGFLKLVCDGKTRLSKVGVEKVLPAMNLSGAQAEYFRALVEFCDSARSDVRQVAFERMMKIAQENKIDFLEAKSFEYFSSWANPALRELAPIMKGATPLEMGHALVPAISAAEARESLELQESLGLLKKDECGNYVQTSEGVSSSREVISATVVNMQKQYAHLAAESLERYTREYRHISGMTMGLDREAYERLAAELDAFRKKVVEIVSNVKSYDRVYRMNLQLFPLSKQVGEKNEKD; from the coding sequence ATGAAATCCGTTTTTGAATATAGAGATTACCGCGAGTACATGCGAGATTTTTACGAGAGCCGTAAAAAGTGTTCCGCATTTACGTGGCGTGAGTTTGCTAAACTCGCAGGCTTCTCTTCATCGGGCTTCTTGAAATTAGTCTGCGATGGCAAAACGCGCCTTTCGAAAGTGGGCGTTGAAAAAGTCTTGCCCGCAATGAACTTGTCTGGTGCGCAGGCTGAATATTTTCGTGCGTTGGTCGAATTTTGCGATTCTGCTCGCTCTGATGTCCGTCAAGTCGCTTTTGAACGGATGATGAAAATTGCGCAAGAAAACAAGATTGATTTTTTAGAGGCAAAGTCGTTTGAATATTTTTCGTCGTGGGCAAACCCGGCACTCAGGGAACTAGCCCCGATTATGAAGGGCGCAACGCCTCTTGAAATGGGACATGCTCTTGTGCCTGCCATTTCTGCTGCCGAAGCTCGTGAATCCTTGGAACTTCAGGAATCGCTTGGGCTCTTGAAAAAAGATGAATGCGGAAATTACGTGCAAACAAGCGAAGGTGTTTCGAGCTCTCGTGAAGTTATCTCGGCGACGGTCGTCAATATGCAAAAGCAATATGCGCATCTGGCCGCTGAATCCCTAGAACGCTACACGCGAGAATATCGCCATATCTCGGGAATGACGATGGGCCTTGATCGAGAAGCGTATGAGCGCTTAGCCGCAGAACTTGATGCGTTCCGCAAAAAAGTAGTGGAAATTGTATCAAACGTGAAAAGTTACGATCGTGTTTATCGAATGAATTTACAGCTCTTTCCTTTGAGCAAACAAGTTGGAGAAAAAAATGAAAAAGATTAA
- a CDS encoding KamA family radical SAM protein produces the protein MDNSVKTFTHISEFLDYLGNDFTGLTSEMRANLDQEPTFAFNCSKHYADLIKNSAEPVKLLREVLPSTDELKDAPGFVDDPVGDLPAGKSECILQKYENRALIVSTSACGVRCRFCFRRNYPFQDTQNIASEVSNWLDVHTSIWEVILSGGDPLTLGPGPFRDLVEAIAFHPSVTTLRIHTRLPIMRPDLVMQHFELLRELPARFNCVLVVHVNHPDELDEESAAVFAQLKFSGWTLLNQSVLLKGVNDDAETLERLSRRLFEQGVLPYYLHQLDHAKGVAHFEVSDERARELIAQIRTKLPGYLVPKLVREIAGEKSKTPI, from the coding sequence ATGGACAATTCTGTTAAAACTTTCACGCATATTTCTGAATTTTTAGACTATTTGGGCAATGATTTTACCGGTTTGACAAGCGAAATGCGCGCAAACCTCGACCAAGAGCCCACGTTCGCATTCAACTGTTCCAAGCATTACGCCGACCTCATCAAGAATTCGGCCGAGCCCGTCAAACTGCTACGCGAGGTTCTACCTTCTACAGACGAACTTAAGGATGCTCCGGGATTCGTCGATGATCCCGTTGGCGACCTCCCCGCCGGCAAGTCCGAATGCATCTTGCAAAAGTACGAGAACCGCGCCCTCATCGTTTCGACTTCTGCCTGCGGTGTGCGCTGCAGGTTCTGCTTTAGGCGCAACTACCCCTTCCAGGACACACAGAATATCGCGAGTGAAGTTTCGAACTGGCTGGACGTCCATACGAGCATTTGGGAAGTGATACTCTCGGGTGGAGACCCGCTCACGCTTGGCCCGGGACCTTTCCGCGACCTCGTGGAAGCAATCGCATTCCACCCGTCTGTGACGACGCTCCGCATCCACACGCGACTCCCGATCATGCGACCGGACCTCGTGATGCAGCATTTTGAACTTTTGCGAGAACTCCCCGCACGTTTCAATTGTGTGCTCGTGGTGCACGTGAACCACCCCGACGAGCTGGACGAAGAATCCGCCGCCGTTTTCGCACAACTTAAATTCAGCGGCTGGACGCTTTTGAACCAGAGCGTTCTTTTGAAAGGCGTGAACGATGACGCCGAAACGCTCGAACGCTTGAGCCGCAGGCTATTCGAGCAAGGTGTACTCCCCTACTATCTGCACCAACTCGACCATGCAAAAGGTGTCGCCCATTTTGAAGTCAGCGACGAACGCGCCCGCGAACTCATAGCGCAGATCCGCACCAAGCTCCCCGGCTACCTCGTACCGAAACTCGTTCGAGAAATCGCCGGCGAAAAGAGCAAGACGCCGATTTAA
- the efp gene encoding elongation factor P, protein MGTVSTNEFRKKLKIMVDGQPYEIIENQFVKPGKGQAFNRVRIKNLVTGRTLERTWKSGDTVEEADVTYTEMTYLYNDGSTWYFLNSETQETEEISKEALNGCEVWLLDGATVEVTWWKDPKTQATLPIEVIPPTFVDLMIVDAPPAVQGNTSGNVMREATLETGAKVMIPLFIENNTKIRVDTRDGSYLERAK, encoded by the coding sequence ATGGGTACTGTAAGCACCAACGAATTCCGTAAAAAATTGAAAATCATGGTTGATGGTCAGCCGTATGAAATCATCGAAAACCAGTTTGTGAAGCCGGGTAAGGGTCAGGCTTTCAACCGCGTTCGTATCAAGAACTTGGTGACTGGCCGTACTCTCGAACGCACCTGGAAGAGCGGTGATACGGTGGAAGAAGCTGATGTGACCTACACCGAAATGACCTACCTTTACAACGACGGTTCTACTTGGTACTTCCTCAACAGCGAAACTCAGGAAACTGAAGAAATCTCCAAGGAAGCTCTCAATGGCTGCGAAGTTTGGCTCCTCGATGGCGCTACTGTCGAAGTCACTTGGTGGAAGGACCCGAAGACTCAGGCAACGCTTCCGATCGAAGTTATCCCGCCGACCTTCGTTGATCTGATGATCGTTGACGCTCCTCCGGCAGTTCAGGGCAACACCAGCGGTAACGTGATGCGTGAAGCCACTCTCGAAACTGGCGCTAAGGTGATGATTCCGCTCTTCATCGAAAACAACACCAAGATCCGCGTGGATACCCGCGACGGTTCTTACCTCGAACGCGCTAAGTAA
- a CDS encoding sialate O-acetylesterase — protein MGMFNKLSGFASVACVAAGFVLFGAASSEAAPDPNFHIYIAYGQSNMGGTADAQSADKVENSRFKIFATQKCSGKGRNTLGDVYPAVPSLFNCGNTISVADWFGRTMADSMPNVTIGIIPVAVGGASIKLFDQDQYKTYLSTAETWLQNYAKEYASDGNVTKTIIDIAKKAQEKGVIKGFIFHQGETDGGYSDWPKIVKKTRDDILKALDMSSDTVPFVAGELLREGCCYSDRVSKLPNTMDNTYYASSEGLGGNGVDRYHFNHDAYVEFGKRYAAQMLKAVNRKPVEPVPQKPFGKVVGDSVVAGEPAEIPGRIEAENYDINGVGSGNSSYFDKDSENRGGEYRKDGVDIYKGGDNYAIGYTQEGEWLEYSVNVDRDGKFYISANVASGTESSSFSLLLDDKEIVPSTKVPKTGDEWDVYERLELDQVEFTKGEHVLKLLITGNYVNIDWIEIEDRSLAIRPKFVASSGPQTYDVFDMLGAHVGRVDAATVQDVAQKVRALVKQNGTYLVKSRNSSATIRVMK, from the coding sequence ATGGGAATGTTTAATAAGCTTTCTGGTTTTGCGTCCGTGGCGTGTGTTGCTGCGGGCTTTGTGCTGTTTGGTGCGGCTTCTTCCGAGGCTGCTCCGGACCCGAATTTCCACATCTACATTGCGTATGGCCAGTCCAACATGGGCGGCACGGCAGATGCCCAGAGCGCGGACAAGGTCGAAAATTCGCGCTTCAAGATTTTCGCAACGCAAAAATGCTCGGGCAAGGGGCGCAATACGCTCGGTGACGTTTACCCGGCTGTGCCTTCGCTCTTTAACTGCGGCAACACGATTTCTGTGGCGGACTGGTTTGGCCGCACAATGGCCGACAGCATGCCCAACGTGACGATTGGGATTATTCCGGTGGCCGTGGGCGGTGCAAGCATTAAGCTCTTTGACCAGGATCAGTACAAAACTTATCTCTCGACGGCAGAAACCTGGCTCCAGAACTATGCGAAGGAATACGCAAGCGATGGCAATGTGACGAAGACGATTATCGACATCGCGAAAAAGGCACAAGAAAAGGGCGTCATCAAGGGCTTCATTTTCCATCAGGGCGAAACGGACGGCGGTTATTCCGATTGGCCGAAAATCGTGAAGAAAACTCGCGACGATATTCTCAAGGCTCTCGACATGAGTTCCGATACGGTGCCGTTCGTGGCGGGCGAGCTCTTGCGCGAAGGCTGCTGCTATTCCGACCGCGTGTCGAAACTCCCGAACACGATGGACAACACCTACTACGCTTCGTCCGAAGGCTTGGGCGGTAACGGCGTGGACCGCTACCATTTCAATCACGATGCCTATGTGGAATTCGGCAAGCGCTATGCGGCGCAGATGCTCAAAGCTGTGAACCGCAAGCCCGTGGAACCTGTTCCGCAGAAGCCGTTTGGCAAAGTGGTGGGCGATAGTGTTGTCGCAGGCGAACCGGCGGAAATCCCGGGCAGGATCGAGGCCGAAAACTATGACATCAATGGCGTCGGCAGTGGTAATAGTTCTTATTTCGATAAAGATTCCGAAAACAGGGGTGGCGAGTATCGCAAGGATGGCGTGGATATTTATAAGGGCGGCGACAATTATGCCATTGGTTACACGCAAGAAGGCGAATGGCTGGAATACTCCGTGAATGTGGATCGTGATGGAAAATTCTATATCTCTGCGAATGTGGCTTCTGGTACGGAATCGTCTAGCTTTAGCTTGCTTTTGGATGATAAGGAAATTGTGCCCTCCACGAAGGTTCCGAAAACTGGCGATGAGTGGGATGTCTATGAAAGACTGGAATTAGACCAGGTGGAATTCACGAAGGGCGAGCATGTGCTGAAGCTCTTGATTACAGGCAACTACGTGAACATTGACTGGATAGAAATTGAAGATCGGTCGCTTGCCATTCGTCCGAAATTCGTAGCGTCATCAGGTCCGCAAACTTACGATGTGTTCGATATGCTCGGGGCGCATGTCGGCCGTGTTGATGCTGCAACAGTTCAAGATGTTGCGCAGAAAGTCCGCGCACTCGTGAAGCAGAACGGCACGTACCTCGTGAAGTCCCGTAACAGCTCCGCGACCATCCGTGTGATGAAGTAA
- the thiL gene encoding thiamine-phosphate kinase, translating to MNNEPPAHRSWLNVGDDCAIFDGWLATKDLSVENTHFRLDWSSPEQAVEKHIVSNVSDVSSMGGRPKIALFGLCVNKNWSEETRNRIAKAVAQGFERRGITLIGGDTVSGDVGMFSTTLLGTTDGEISLLRSDAKPGDHVFVAGTLGKSDAGLWILMNHPEEANRFPRLVEYHLAPKICEDAGAQLVKQGVRGACMDISDGLSSETNHLALSSGVSIEIDEQKLPIDPDVLEMCEYFGLSPLQFALNGGEEYELLFTSNLTKSIYLEGAPKMGEIHDIGLVSCGNGVYLKGQDGVKALLNAQAWSHL from the coding sequence TTGAATAACGAACCGCCGGCACACCGCAGCTGGCTGAACGTGGGGGATGACTGCGCCATCTTTGATGGCTGGCTTGCGACCAAGGACCTCTCGGTCGAGAACACGCACTTCCGCCTGGACTGGTCAAGTCCGGAACAGGCGGTCGAGAAGCACATTGTGTCCAACGTTTCGGATGTGTCTTCCATGGGCGGTCGGCCCAAAATTGCGCTGTTCGGACTTTGCGTGAACAAAAACTGGAGCGAAGAAACTCGAAACAGAATTGCAAAAGCGGTTGCGCAAGGCTTTGAGAGAAGAGGAATTACGTTGATTGGCGGAGATACGGTCTCTGGCGATGTCGGGATGTTTTCGACAACACTCCTCGGCACGACCGATGGTGAAATTTCGCTCCTCCGTAGTGATGCAAAACCGGGTGACCATGTTTTTGTGGCGGGAACTCTCGGCAAATCCGATGCCGGACTTTGGATTTTGATGAACCATCCCGAAGAGGCAAATCGCTTCCCGAGGCTCGTTGAATACCACCTTGCGCCGAAAATTTGCGAGGATGCGGGGGCTCAACTGGTCAAGCAGGGGGTGCGTGGCGCCTGCATGGACATTAGCGATGGCCTTAGTTCCGAAACGAACCACCTTGCGCTCTCGTCGGGCGTATCCATCGAAATTGACGAGCAAAAACTCCCTATTGACCCCGATGTTTTGGAAATGTGCGAGTATTTTGGACTTTCTCCCCTCCAATTTGCGCTAAATGGGGGTGAAGAATACGAACTTCTATTCACTTCTAATCTTACAAAAAGTATATATTTAGAAGGAGCGCCCAAAATGGGCGAAATCCACGATATCGGATTGGTATCTTGTGGCAATGGTGTTTATTTGAAAGGGCAGGATGGAGTTAAGGCGCTCCTGAATGCTCAGGCGTGGTCGCATCTATGA